A single genomic interval of Acidobacteriota bacterium harbors:
- a CDS encoding DUF4118 domain-containing protein, translating into MEPIQRLIRNGNPETMMIVVVVVLITGLHFLTSTKYLLLHEIFQRLYYVPIIYAAYRYGVRGGLATSIFSSLIYLPHIFQHWDHYEIYMLNQLAEVLLFQVVAVVTGILANAERVQRTRSEQAASERQQAYEELKQTVEQLMVAERMTTLAQLSLALVHEIRNPLGGIRGAAEALETVLPPTASSGEFLAIIQAEVTRLNRLVTEFLEFGRPRVPEKLPTPPKELIQSVIRLTKQHLKEHKVEVKTDLAPDLPQILIDSEQIKQVLINLILNALEAMPDGGELYLGAHLQHNELEIRIADTGHGVSEEIRERLFQPFVTTKAKGSGLGLAICGKLVTQNGGTISAENGSDRGTVLWLRFPI; encoded by the coding sequence ATGGAACCCATTCAGCGATTGATTCGGAACGGAAACCCGGAAACTATGATGATCGTGGTGGTGGTGGTCCTCATCACGGGACTCCATTTTTTGACCAGCACCAAATACCTGCTCCTGCACGAAATTTTTCAGCGGTTGTACTACGTTCCGATCATTTATGCGGCCTACCGGTACGGTGTGCGAGGTGGGCTGGCAACTTCCATTTTTAGCAGTCTGATTTACCTGCCGCATATTTTTCAGCATTGGGACCACTATGAAATCTACATGCTCAACCAGTTAGCCGAAGTGCTGTTGTTTCAAGTTGTGGCAGTCGTGACCGGAATCCTGGCGAATGCGGAACGGGTCCAGCGAACCCGGAGCGAGCAGGCAGCGAGCGAACGGCAACAGGCATATGAGGAACTCAAGCAAACCGTTGAGCAACTAATGGTCGCGGAGCGGATGACAACCCTGGCCCAGCTTTCACTGGCGTTAGTTCACGAAATCCGAAATCCATTGGGTGGGATTCGCGGGGCTGCCGAAGCACTGGAAACCGTCCTTCCGCCGACCGCGTCCAGTGGTGAATTCCTCGCCATTATTCAAGCCGAAGTTACCCGGCTCAACCGCCTGGTAACCGAATTCCTTGAATTCGGACGACCTCGCGTCCCCGAAAAACTTCCAACGCCGCCCAAGGAGCTGATTCAATCGGTGATCCGACTCACTAAACAACATCTCAAGGAACACAAGGTTGAAGTGAAAACTGATTTGGCGCCTGACCTGCCACAGATTCTGATTGATTCCGAACAAATCAAACAGGTTCTGATCAACTTGATCTTGAATGCCCTGGAGGCCATGCCTGACGGCGGCGAACTGTATCTCGGGGCACATTTACAGCACAATGAGCTGGAAATCCGAATTGCCGATACCGGGCATGGCGTCAGCGAAGAAATTCGCGAACGGCTGTTTCAACCCTTTGTTACCACTAAGGCAAAAGGTTCCGGGTTGGGGCTGGCGATTTGCGGCAAACTGGTCACCCAAAACGGCGGCACCATTTCGGCGGAAAACGGAAGTGATCGGGGAACCGTGCTCTGGCTCCGCTTTCCGATCTGA
- a CDS encoding sigma-54-dependent Fis family transcriptional regulator — translation MTPEPKMLLLVDDDDSLRRVLHHHLTQAGYQVLTAANGEDGLRLYTENPVSLVITDVLMEGMDGTELLRRIRALSDEAMVIVITAHGTIEAAVTAMKLGAFDYITKPFNREELLLTVSKGLQFTDLVRENKSLKRFINEHFSITNLVGASTGMRKVLTLVEKVARTDAIVLITGESGTGKELIAKAIHQNSRRRDKPFVVINCGAIPEGLLESELFGHKKGAFTGAIADARGVLESAEGGTVFLDEIGELPLSLQVKLLRVLQEGEFLRVGDHAPHRVNVRFLAATNRSLDKMIAEGDFREDLYFRLNVVPLVLPPLRDRREDIPILADMFLTDLANKYSRPYLRIEKDVFRYLGAYPWPGNIRELKNTIERMVVLAEGDTITLSDLPEPFIKPAATVGRVTLHLPDEGIDLDAVEKEILVQALEKNGWNQTHTARYLSLTRSALIYRMQKFALDEHSYKRHPA, via the coding sequence ATGACCCCTGAACCCAAAATGCTCTTGCTGGTTGACGACGACGACAGCCTTCGGCGGGTCCTCCATCATCATTTGACGCAGGCCGGATATCAGGTTCTGACGGCGGCCAATGGTGAAGACGGCCTGCGGCTGTATACCGAAAACCCGGTCTCCCTCGTCATCACCGACGTGCTCATGGAAGGGATGGACGGAACGGAACTCCTTCGCCGGATTCGTGCCCTAAGCGACGAGGCGATGGTGATTGTTATCACAGCTCACGGCACGATTGAAGCGGCGGTGACCGCCATGAAACTTGGCGCCTTCGACTACATCACCAAACCATTCAACCGTGAGGAATTGTTACTGACGGTTTCCAAGGGCCTCCAGTTCACTGATTTGGTGCGGGAAAACAAGTCCCTCAAGCGGTTCATCAACGAGCATTTTTCCATCACCAATCTGGTTGGGGCCTCCACCGGGATGCGCAAAGTCCTGACCCTGGTTGAAAAAGTCGCCCGGACCGACGCCATCGTCCTGATTACTGGGGAGAGCGGTACTGGTAAAGAACTCATCGCCAAAGCCATCCATCAGAACAGCCGCCGCCGGGACAAACCGTTTGTCGTAATCAACTGCGGCGCGATTCCGGAAGGACTACTTGAATCGGAACTGTTCGGCCATAAAAAAGGGGCGTTCACCGGTGCTATCGCTGATGCCCGAGGGGTGCTTGAGTCGGCTGAAGGTGGAACAGTCTTTCTGGATGAAATCGGAGAACTCCCCCTGTCGCTCCAGGTCAAACTTCTGCGGGTGCTTCAGGAAGGAGAATTTCTTCGCGTTGGGGACCATGCCCCGCACCGGGTCAATGTGCGGTTTCTGGCTGCCACCAACCGATCACTTGATAAAATGATCGCAGAGGGAGATTTTCGGGAAGACCTGTATTTTCGTCTCAACGTCGTTCCGCTGGTCCTTCCACCTTTACGTGACCGCCGGGAAGACATTCCGATCCTGGCTGACATGTTTTTGACCGACCTGGCCAATAAGTACAGCCGTCCCTACCTGCGGATCGAAAAAGACGTCTTTCGCTACCTCGGCGCCTACCCCTGGCCTGGAAACATCCGCGAACTCAAAAACACGATTGAACGCATGGTGGTGCTGGCTGAAGGCGATACCATCACGCTGTCAGATTTGCCCGAACCATTTATCAAGCCAGCGGCCACCGTCGGACGGGTGACGCTGCACCTTCCCGACGAAGGAATTGACCTGGACGCAGTGGAAAAGGAAATTTTGGTCCAGGCGCTGGAGAAAAATGGGTGGAATCAAACCCACACTGCGCGCTATCTCAGCCTGACGCGTAGCGCCTTGATTTACCGGATGCAAAAATTTGCACTCGATGAACACTCGTACAAACGACATCCGGCCTAA
- a CDS encoding formylglycine-generating enzyme family protein has protein sequence MPAPHYRQRLKHLDDLLHINYQKLAEFERELAITADTSKSFELKTKIKEIKAVIDEHETEYDHLEAKLSANTPTDPVQPPSTPPPVSDPVPLPLKPTFKNSLGMEFVLIPAGSFLMGSTDAEVEAALADAKRYDQNAKREWFTREQPQHRVTFDQPFYLGKFQVTQAQWQTVMGNNPSSFKGDTLPVERVSWNDCQEFLKKLNAKKDGYLYRLPSEAEWEYACRAGTTTPFSFGETITTDQVNYDGKYPYGNASKGEYRQKTTPVGSFPANVWGLHDMHGNVWEWCQDWFQDTYAGAPDDGSARESGSDKQFRVMRGGSWFNFAKYCRSANRDRDDPVVGSGDFGFRVVAARTLNH, from the coding sequence ATGCCGGCTCCCCACTATCGCCAACGTCTCAAGCATTTGGATGACCTTCTGCATATCAACTATCAGAAGTTAGCTGAATTCGAGCGTGAGCTTGCCATTACTGCCGATACAAGCAAAAGCTTTGAGTTGAAAACGAAAATTAAAGAAATCAAAGCGGTTATTGATGAGCACGAAACCGAATATGACCACCTGGAAGCCAAATTATCAGCGAACACGCCAACTGATCCGGTTCAACCACCGTCAACGCCGCCACCGGTTTCGGACCCAGTACCCCTACCACTCAAGCCGACCTTTAAAAACAGCCTTGGCATGGAGTTTGTACTGATTCCAGCCGGGAGTTTTTTGATGGGCTCGACTGATGCTGAGGTTGAGGCTGCTTTGGCTGACGCGAAACGGTATGACCAAAATGCCAAACGAGAATGGTTTACTCGTGAACAACCCCAGCATCGAGTCACTTTCGACCAGCCTTTTTACCTGGGGAAATTCCAGGTAACCCAGGCGCAATGGCAAACAGTGATGGGAAACAATCCATCATCTTTTAAAGGCGATACTTTGCCGGTCGAGCGAGTATCCTGGAATGACTGCCAGGAATTCCTGAAAAAGCTGAATGCCAAAAAAGATGGCTACCTCTATCGGTTGCCGAGTGAGGCGGAGTGGGAATATGCCTGCCGGGCTGGGACAACGACCCCGTTCTCGTTTGGGGAAACGATCACAACTGACCAGGTAAACTATGATGGGAAGTACCCTTATGGGAATGCTTCCAAAGGTGAGTATCGTCAAAAAACCACGCCGGTCGGAAGTTTTCCGGCGAATGTCTGGGGGCTTCACGATATGCACGGGAATGTCTGGGAATGGTGTCAGGATTGGTTTCAGGACACGTATGCCGGGGCACCGGATGACGGGAGTGCACGAGAGTCGGGGTCCGATAAACAATTCCGCGTGATGCGGGGCGGTTCTTGGTTCAACTTTGCCAAATACTGCCGGTCGGCGAACCGCGACAGGGACGATCCAGTGGTCGGCAGCGGGGACTTCGGTTTTCGGGTGGTTGCGGCGAGGACTCTAAATCATTGA